One region of Termitidicoccus mucosus genomic DNA includes:
- a CDS encoding phosphoribosyltransferase, whose product MTVAADQKTFADIIARLRVLAIPEEFDMIVAIANGGLLPAALLHERLGLEVNVLRINWRAPDNTPRGPAPRLLREPDFDFAGKRLLLADDRIKSGTTIVFAKQVLSAAALIRTFAINGAADYALYDEDCFRMPWRL is encoded by the coding sequence ATGACAGTCGCCGCCGACCAAAAAACCTTCGCGGACATCATCGCCCGCCTGCGCGTCCTCGCGATCCCGGAGGAGTTCGACATGATCGTCGCCATCGCCAACGGCGGCCTTCTCCCCGCCGCGCTCCTCCACGAACGCCTCGGCCTCGAGGTCAACGTGCTTCGCATCAACTGGCGCGCCCCCGACAACACCCCGCGCGGCCCCGCCCCGCGCCTCCTCCGCGAGCCTGATTTCGACTTCGCCGGCAAACGCCTCCTGCTGGCCGACGACCGCATCAAGTCCGGCACGACCATCGTCTTCGCGAAGCAGGTTCTCTCCGCCGCCGCCCTCATCCGCACCTTCGCCATCAACGGCGCCGCCGACTACGCCCTCTACGACGAGGACTGCTTCCGCATGCCCTGGCGGCTCTGA
- a CDS encoding ECF transporter S component, whose amino-acid sequence MNTANPAAPAIFAPLTLREKAFYFWSAVFVIGNLALPQLSHLAPLGGKTLLPIYFFTLIAAVRCGWQAGVLVALASPLLNHALFGMPPAAMLPVILAKSLLIAALAPLVTRRLGVTLAALALAVVSYQVAGGLFEWAWTGSPAKALQDIRIGWPGMLLQVIGGLIVLRLLARQLPFPSARS is encoded by the coding sequence ATGAATACAGCCAACCCTGCCGCACCCGCGATATTTGCCCCCCTTACCCTGCGTGAGAAGGCGTTCTACTTCTGGAGCGCCGTTTTTGTCATCGGCAACCTTGCCCTGCCGCAACTCAGCCACCTCGCGCCGCTCGGAGGAAAAACGCTCCTGCCGATTTATTTCTTCACGCTCATCGCCGCCGTCCGCTGCGGCTGGCAGGCCGGCGTGCTCGTCGCGCTCGCCTCGCCTCTGCTCAACCACGCCCTCTTCGGCATGCCGCCCGCCGCCATGCTGCCGGTGATCCTGGCGAAATCCCTCCTCATCGCCGCGCTTGCGCCGCTCGTCACCCGCCGTCTGGGCGTCACCCTCGCCGCGCTCGCGCTCGCCGTCGTCTCCTACCAGGTGGCCGGCGGCCTCTTCGAGTGGGCATGGACCGGCAGCCCCGCCAAGGCGCTTCAAGACATCCGCATCGGCTGGCCCGGCATGCTGCTCCAGGTCATCGGCGGCCTCATCGTGCTGCGGCTGCTTGCGAGACAGCTTCCGTTCCCCTCCGCCCGCTCGTAA
- a CDS encoding LysE family translocator — MATLLGILTVGLVSPGPDFFLVLKNSMSGSRSRAFATGIGIAVGLTMQVVALSLGLAVAPPVVLRCIQLAGAGVLIWLGLRALLSRPAPVPPAAIQAAARATAVGGATPQDGPDERRQAMAGFMEGFLCNATNVKVFIFFVSIFSQFLPAGAPWQWRVAVPVIVVLHGAIMWSLITAALLSPPVASRLARAQRWLPRVFGVVLIGFAAFVIWEAARGAW; from the coding sequence GTGGCAACCCTGCTCGGAATCCTGACCGTCGGGCTGGTGAGTCCCGGCCCGGACTTTTTTCTCGTGCTGAAAAACAGCATGAGCGGCTCGCGCTCGCGCGCGTTTGCGACCGGCATCGGCATCGCGGTCGGCCTCACCATGCAGGTGGTCGCGCTCTCGCTCGGACTGGCGGTCGCCCCGCCGGTCGTGCTGCGCTGCATCCAGCTCGCGGGCGCAGGCGTGCTGATCTGGCTCGGGCTGCGCGCGCTGCTCTCGCGTCCGGCCCCCGTTCCGCCCGCGGCCATTCAAGCGGCGGCCCGCGCGACCGCGGTCGGCGGCGCGACGCCGCAGGACGGCCCGGACGAACGCAGGCAGGCGATGGCGGGGTTCATGGAAGGCTTTTTGTGCAACGCCACCAACGTGAAGGTGTTCATCTTCTTCGTGAGCATTTTCTCGCAATTCCTGCCGGCGGGCGCGCCGTGGCAATGGCGCGTGGCGGTCCCGGTGATCGTGGTACTGCACGGCGCGATCATGTGGTCGCTCATCACCGCGGCGCTGCTGTCGCCCCCGGTGGCCTCGCGGCTCGCGCGGGCGCAACGCTGGCTGCCCCGGGTGTTCGGCGTGGTGCTGATCGGTTTCGCCGCCTTCGTGATCTGGGAGGCGGCGCGCGGCGCGTGGTGA
- a CDS encoding 4Fe-4S binding protein, with the protein MRSRNLPKLLRVVIALACFAVALVAFLDYRDLVPAAPKHAIAAAQFVPSALALGTGAALSLACLVILAATLALGRVYCSTLCPLGVFQDIVSRAAALARKIFGKRKTFLPFRPAHEKTRHVILVLALLAVAAGWGGFALAWLDPYSNFGRFAGTLFRPPVILANNLVAALAQKAGFNAVPPVGVPWAGIGVFLPVLAIFGVVTVMSAWRGRLYCNTVCPVGTLLGLVSRRALWRLAIDQTACVRCGDCLKNCKAQCIDLRTQTIDHSRCVGCFDCIAVCDENGIGHRWLGRAPKGPPKNPRVPQRKNFSQPAQSGDSTSRRSFIAANLAGALALGTAAPLFAAAHAGGDGERHRERHRAGGRAIAPPGSRGAREFTARCTACQLCVSACPSHVIEPALLAYGTLNGMLKPRLNFDHSFCNFDCTVCGEVCPDGAIQPLTRDTKHTTRIGVAEVTLSHCIVITEDTACGACAEHCPTAALQMKPGDARFAQPEVSAEYCIGCGACQYACPAHPVKAVIVRGLAKHETASVLVQEKAEAPKGTEGDFAF; encoded by the coding sequence ATGCGTTCTCGCAACCTCCCGAAACTGCTCCGTGTCGTCATCGCCCTCGCGTGCTTCGCCGTGGCGCTGGTTGCCTTTCTCGACTACCGCGACCTCGTCCCCGCCGCGCCCAAGCACGCCATCGCCGCCGCGCAATTCGTGCCTTCCGCGCTCGCGCTCGGCACCGGCGCGGCGCTCTCGCTCGCCTGCCTCGTCATCCTCGCCGCCACCCTCGCGCTCGGCCGCGTGTATTGCTCGACGCTCTGCCCGCTCGGCGTGTTTCAGGACATCGTCTCGCGCGCGGCGGCCCTCGCGCGCAAAATTTTCGGCAAAAGAAAAACGTTTCTCCCCTTCCGCCCCGCGCACGAAAAGACCCGTCACGTCATCCTCGTGCTCGCGCTGCTCGCCGTCGCAGCCGGCTGGGGCGGCTTCGCGCTCGCGTGGCTCGACCCCTACAGCAACTTCGGGCGCTTCGCCGGCACGCTCTTCCGCCCGCCCGTCATCCTTGCCAACAACCTCGTCGCCGCCCTCGCGCAAAAAGCCGGTTTCAACGCCGTCCCTCCCGTCGGCGTTCCCTGGGCCGGCATCGGCGTGTTTCTCCCCGTGCTCGCGATCTTCGGCGTCGTCACCGTGATGTCGGCGTGGCGCGGACGGCTCTACTGCAACACCGTCTGCCCCGTCGGCACGCTGCTCGGTCTTGTCTCGCGCCGCGCGCTCTGGCGTCTCGCCATCGACCAGACCGCCTGCGTGCGCTGCGGGGACTGCCTGAAGAATTGCAAGGCCCAATGCATCGACCTCCGCACGCAAACCATCGACCACTCGCGCTGCGTCGGCTGCTTCGACTGCATTGCCGTCTGCGACGAGAACGGCATCGGCCACCGCTGGCTCGGCCGCGCGCCGAAAGGCCCGCCGAAAAATCCCCGCGTCCCGCAAAGGAAAAACTTTTCCCAGCCGGCGCAAAGCGGGGACTCCACCTCGCGCCGCTCCTTCATCGCCGCCAACCTCGCCGGCGCGCTTGCCCTCGGCACGGCCGCGCCACTTTTCGCCGCGGCGCATGCCGGCGGCGACGGCGAGCGTCACCGGGAGCGCCATCGCGCCGGCGGACGCGCCATTGCCCCGCCTGGCTCGCGCGGCGCGCGCGAGTTCACCGCGCGCTGCACCGCCTGCCAGCTCTGCGTGAGCGCGTGCCCCAGCCATGTCATCGAGCCCGCGCTTCTGGCTTACGGCACCCTCAACGGCATGCTGAAGCCGCGCCTGAACTTCGACCACAGCTTTTGCAATTTCGACTGCACCGTGTGCGGCGAGGTTTGCCCCGACGGCGCCATCCAGCCGCTCACCCGCGACACGAAGCACACCACGCGCATCGGCGTGGCCGAGGTGACGCTCTCGCATTGCATCGTCATCACCGAGGACACCGCCTGCGGCGCGTGCGCCGAGCACTGCCCGACCGCGGCGTTGCAAATGAAACCGGGCGACGCCCGCTTCGCCCAGCCGGAAGTCAGCGCGGAATACTGCATCGGCTGCGGCGCCTGCCAATACGCCTGCCCCGCGCACCCGGTGAAAGCGGTCATCGTGCGCGGCCTGGCGAAGCATGAAACCGCCAGCGTGCTGGTGCAGGAAAAAGCCGAGGCCCCGAAAGGGACCGAGGGCGATTTCGCGTTTTAG
- a CDS encoding YceH family protein: MSASPDDAGASASASAAPAGLLLSALEARVLGCLIEKELATPDVYPLSLNALVNACNQRNNRAPVIEASAGEVELALDGLRQKQLATLFAGADARVPKYKQTLDLVWPVESVARVLLAELLLRGPQTTAELRARAERMHAMPDAGEIEQILADLAVRPSGSLTRKLARQTGQKEARWAQLLTGEPSAADIGGAVPAPVTVTMTLPPEVAQRLDALEAEVAQLRGELAALRKALGDA, encoded by the coding sequence ATGTCCGCGTCTCCCGACGATGCCGGCGCATCCGCATCCGCGTCCGCCGCGCCGGCCGGGCTGCTGCTCTCCGCGCTCGAGGCGCGCGTGCTTGGCTGCCTGATCGAGAAGGAACTGGCCACGCCCGACGTTTACCCGCTCTCGCTCAACGCCCTGGTCAACGCCTGCAACCAGCGCAACAACCGCGCGCCGGTCATCGAGGCCTCGGCGGGCGAGGTCGAGCTGGCGCTCGACGGCTTGCGGCAGAAGCAGCTCGCCACGCTTTTCGCCGGCGCGGATGCCCGCGTGCCGAAATACAAGCAGACGCTCGATCTGGTCTGGCCGGTCGAGTCCGTCGCGCGCGTGTTGCTGGCGGAACTCTTGCTGCGCGGCCCGCAAACGACCGCGGAGCTGCGCGCCCGCGCCGAGCGCATGCACGCGATGCCGGATGCGGGCGAGATTGAGCAGATTCTCGCCGATCTGGCCGTGCGCCCGTCGGGATCGCTCACACGAAAACTCGCGCGGCAGACCGGACAGAAAGAGGCGCGCTGGGCGCAGCTTCTCACCGGCGAACCGTCCGCCGCCGACATCGGAGGCGCGGTTCCGGCCCCCGTCACCGTGACGATGACGCTCCCGCCCGAGGTCGCGCAGCGCCTCGATGCGCTCGAAGCGGAGGTCGCGCAGTTGCGCGGCGAGCTGGCAGCCCTGCGCAAGGCCTTGGGAGACGCCTAG
- a CDS encoding glycosyltransferase family 8 protein — protein MTAPLSFLTSGDAGVTWGLIAAVGSLVEVLPAGTPFNLTVLDGGFPAHVCARLADHASRRHGSAARLQFVPFRWPPHCRAPALEGSLLTYARLFVADHIEDDFCVYFDTDIVFLENPAPLLDTARAQPVHPVWAAPNYPDARFQHQIGRQSAVLAAGTTPDELYFNAGFLVINIAEWRRRGALHTCLALAEQHQFISHDQDALNVFFRREWARLPSRWNHQLYERHDIPADAALLHYSGRNKPWHCGYPAAARQPFVDALAVAGWPGWRAKLNVRQYLRNSPLRPLLARTRYSLRKAVGLSGTKPR, from the coding sequence ATGACCGCACCACTCTCTTTTCTCACCTCGGGCGACGCAGGCGTCACCTGGGGGCTCATCGCCGCCGTCGGCTCGCTCGTCGAGGTTCTTCCCGCCGGCACCCCGTTCAATCTCACCGTCCTCGACGGCGGTTTCCCGGCGCACGTCTGCGCGCGCCTCGCCGACCATGCCTCCCGCCGGCATGGCTCCGCCGCGCGCCTCCAGTTTGTCCCGTTTCGCTGGCCGCCTCACTGCCGCGCCCCCGCGCTCGAAGGCAGCCTCCTGACCTACGCCCGCCTCTTTGTCGCCGACCACATCGAGGACGATTTCTGCGTCTATTTCGACACCGACATCGTTTTTCTGGAAAATCCCGCGCCGCTTCTCGACACCGCCCGCGCCCAACCCGTCCACCCGGTCTGGGCCGCGCCCAATTATCCCGACGCGCGCTTCCAGCACCAGATCGGCCGCCAGTCCGCGGTGCTCGCCGCGGGCACCACGCCCGACGAGCTTTATTTCAACGCCGGTTTCCTCGTCATCAATATCGCCGAATGGCGCCGCCGCGGCGCGCTGCACACCTGCCTCGCCCTGGCCGAGCAGCACCAGTTCATTTCTCACGATCAGGATGCGCTGAACGTTTTTTTCCGCCGCGAATGGGCGCGGCTTCCCTCGCGCTGGAACCATCAGCTCTACGAGCGCCACGACATCCCGGCCGACGCCGCGCTGCTGCATTATTCCGGACGCAACAAACCCTGGCATTGCGGCTACCCCGCCGCTGCGCGCCAGCCCTTTGTGGACGCCCTGGCCGTCGCCGGCTGGCCCGGCTGGCGCGCGAAACTCAACGTCCGCCAATACTTGCGGAACTCGCCCCTGCGCCCGCTGCTCGCCCGCACCCGCTATTCCCTGCGCAAGGCGGTGGGATTGTCCGGCACGAAACCTCGATAA
- a CDS encoding 3-deoxy-7-phosphoheptulonate synthase yields the protein MQKTSDINVVETRRLPSPAELLAAEPKTEAQAEFIARTREEIQRLLFSADKRFLLIVGPCSIHDTAAGAEYARRLAALAREVADRVLIVMRVYFEKPRTAIGWKGLIMDPRLDGSHDIAAGLLAARRFLREVLDLGLPTATELLDPITPQYIADLICWSAIGARTTESQTHRQMASGLSMPLGFKNSTDGTLAAAINAIKAGSQPQTFLGIDTDGRASAIVTRGNPYCHIVLRGGAKGPNYSAAHIAEAAAALAKAGLSRSILVDCSHDNSAKKPERQAEVLREITRQLIAADTAVMGAMVESNLLPGNQPFPQPREKLRYGVSITDGCIGWETTESLIRELHAALAPRFA from the coding sequence ATGCAAAAGACCTCCGACATCAATGTGGTGGAGACACGCCGTCTCCCCTCGCCCGCCGAGTTGCTCGCCGCCGAGCCGAAGACCGAGGCGCAGGCCGAGTTTATCGCCCGCACCCGCGAGGAAATCCAGCGCCTGCTCTTCTCGGCGGACAAACGTTTCCTGCTCATTGTCGGGCCCTGCTCCATCCATGACACCGCCGCCGGCGCCGAATACGCCCGCCGCCTCGCCGCGCTCGCCCGCGAAGTCGCCGACCGCGTGCTGATCGTGATGCGCGTGTATTTTGAAAAACCCCGCACGGCCATCGGCTGGAAGGGGCTCATCATGGATCCGAGGCTCGACGGCTCGCATGACATCGCCGCCGGCCTGCTCGCCGCGCGCCGTTTCCTGCGCGAGGTGCTCGACCTCGGCCTGCCGACCGCGACCGAGCTGCTCGATCCCATCACGCCGCAATACATCGCCGACCTCATCTGCTGGTCGGCCATCGGCGCGCGCACCACCGAGTCGCAAACGCATCGTCAGATGGCCTCGGGCCTTTCCATGCCGCTCGGCTTCAAAAACAGCACCGACGGCACGCTCGCCGCCGCCATCAACGCCATCAAGGCCGGCTCCCAGCCCCAGACTTTCCTCGGCATCGACACCGATGGCCGCGCCTCGGCCATCGTCACGCGCGGCAACCCCTACTGCCACATCGTCCTGCGCGGCGGCGCGAAAGGCCCGAACTACTCCGCCGCCCACATCGCCGAGGCCGCCGCCGCGCTCGCGAAGGCCGGCCTGTCGCGCTCCATTCTCGTCGATTGCAGCCACGACAATTCCGCCAAGAAGCCCGAGCGCCAGGCCGAAGTGCTGCGCGAGATCACCCGCCAGCTCATCGCCGCCGACACCGCCGTCATGGGCGCGATGGTCGAGAGCAACCTGCTCCCGGGCAACCAGCCCTTCCCGCAGCCGAGGGAAAAACTCCGCTACGGCGTGTCCATCACCGACGGCTGCATCGGCTGGGAGACGACCGAGTCGCTCATCCGCGAACTCCACGCCGCCCTCGCCCCGCGCTTCGCGTGA
- a CDS encoding glycosyltransferase translates to MPTRSILINNHNYAPFLRACIDSALAQVRPGDEIVVYDDGSTDDSRAILASYGGRIRAVLAPKFAGSNRAALINAINQGHRHSRPDTDLVFLLDSDDAFLPGKLDAYGRAFAADPGVMLVQAPLARIDADGRSLGVIRHEWTHGVAIERQIRRLHDLDFFYPTSALAMRRELLAKIMPLDLAAYPHMSPDIAFCINAVLRGRAVTLDDPWTLYRQHGVNMSQRFSKPFHRYRFDREINRYYNRLARRLNRPRLHLWRNPRFLRRTTRHVLELVRSRFFHAHA, encoded by the coding sequence ATGCCGACTCGCTCGATCCTCATCAACAACCACAACTACGCGCCCTTCCTTCGCGCGTGCATCGACTCCGCCTTGGCGCAAGTCCGCCCCGGCGACGAAATCGTCGTATACGACGACGGCAGCACCGACGACAGTCGCGCCATCCTCGCCTCCTATGGCGGCCGCATCCGCGCCGTCCTCGCGCCGAAGTTCGCCGGCTCCAACCGCGCCGCCCTCATCAACGCCATCAATCAGGGCCACCGCCACAGCCGCCCCGACACCGATCTCGTTTTCCTCCTCGACAGCGACGACGCCTTTCTGCCCGGCAAACTCGACGCCTACGGGCGCGCCTTCGCCGCCGATCCCGGCGTCATGCTCGTGCAGGCTCCGCTGGCCCGCATCGACGCGGATGGGCGCTCCCTCGGCGTCATCCGCCACGAGTGGACGCACGGCGTCGCCATCGAGCGCCAGATACGCCGCCTCCACGATCTCGATTTTTTCTATCCGACCAGCGCCCTCGCCATGCGCCGCGAACTTCTGGCAAAAATCATGCCGCTCGATCTCGCGGCCTATCCGCACATGAGCCCGGACATCGCCTTTTGCATCAACGCCGTCCTGCGCGGGCGAGCCGTCACGCTCGACGATCCCTGGACGCTCTATCGCCAGCACGGCGTCAACATGAGCCAGCGTTTCTCGAAGCCCTTTCACCGCTACCGTTTCGACCGCGAAATCAACCGTTACTACAACCGGCTCGCCCGCAGGTTGAACCGTCCCCGCCTGCACCTCTGGCGAAACCCCAGATTCCTCCGGCGCACCACCCGTCACGTGCTCGAACTCGTGCGCTCCAGGTTTTTCCACGCCCACGCATGA
- a CDS encoding DUF3300 domain-containing protein, translating into MKTITFLFLGLGILLAGAMRADPSPAAAETARLDASALDTLAGPVALYPDTLLAVILPASTNPADIVLAARYLENGGDAAQIDNQPWDASVRALAHYPDVLRWMDENLAWTQQLGAAVIAQPEDVMAAVQRLRGQAQSVGNLPSNEQLTVVNEGDYIRIIPTRTEVVYVPYYDPAVVYVSRVRYYYGPAWPCGPWLSYDCNWIGRSIWIGAWSPSWYYRPAWRYGPPPPPHLKYRHTWRPNPHRPPPPHRPPGPVIHPRPPRGNPDWAHANPPHRHPRPPNYQRPSDQRPTNPPPGRNPGSRPPPRHQSFDRQETASNITTTHFNRHTTTRTHYDGPAGFDNRATAPTGHPRIHGRQSAATMTDRRAANTTVPRQVQRTSPSPLQQQAVRPSRQQPRPSVQPAPSQQARPSQPPARTQPRAVAPGRSSERQDKATASPRSSSSRDSSRQQTRPGRS; encoded by the coding sequence ATGAAAACGATCACCTTCCTTTTTCTGGGCCTGGGCATCCTCCTCGCAGGTGCCATGCGGGCCGACCCATCTCCCGCCGCCGCCGAGACCGCCCGGCTTGACGCTTCCGCCCTCGACACGCTTGCCGGTCCCGTCGCGTTGTATCCCGACACGCTCCTCGCCGTCATCCTGCCCGCGTCCACCAATCCCGCCGACATCGTGCTTGCCGCGCGTTACCTCGAGAACGGCGGCGACGCCGCGCAAATCGACAACCAGCCTTGGGACGCCAGCGTGCGCGCCCTCGCGCATTATCCGGACGTGCTGCGCTGGATGGACGAAAACCTCGCCTGGACGCAGCAACTCGGCGCCGCCGTCATCGCCCAGCCCGAAGACGTGATGGCCGCCGTCCAGCGGCTTCGCGGCCAGGCCCAGTCCGTCGGCAACCTCCCGAGCAACGAGCAGCTCACCGTGGTCAACGAGGGCGACTACATCCGCATCATCCCCACGCGCACCGAGGTGGTTTATGTGCCCTATTACGACCCCGCCGTCGTTTATGTGAGCCGGGTGCGCTACTACTATGGCCCCGCCTGGCCCTGCGGCCCGTGGCTTTCCTACGATTGCAACTGGATCGGCCGCAGCATCTGGATCGGCGCGTGGTCGCCCTCATGGTATTACCGCCCCGCGTGGCGTTACGGGCCGCCCCCGCCGCCGCATCTGAAATACCGGCACACTTGGCGGCCCAATCCGCACCGCCCGCCGCCGCCTCACCGTCCGCCCGGCCCGGTCATCCATCCGCGCCCGCCCCGCGGCAACCCGGACTGGGCGCACGCCAATCCGCCGCACCGCCATCCGCGTCCGCCGAATTACCAGCGTCCGTCCGACCAGCGCCCGACCAATCCTCCGCCCGGGCGCAATCCCGGCAGCCGTCCGCCGCCGCGCCACCAGTCATTCGACCGGCAGGAAACCGCCAGCAACATCACCACGACGCACTTCAACCGGCACACGACGACCCGCACGCACTACGACGGGCCGGCCGGCTTCGACAATCGCGCGACCGCGCCGACCGGCCATCCGCGAATCCATGGGCGCCAGTCCGCCGCCACCATGACCGACAGGCGCGCCGCAAACACGACCGTCCCGCGCCAGGTTCAGCGCACCTCGCCATCGCCCCTCCAGCAGCAGGCCGTCCGGCCATCCCGGCAGCAGCCCCGTCCGTCCGTGCAGCCCGCTCCGTCGCAACAGGCGCGTCCGTCCCAGCCGCCGGCGCGCACCCAGCCGCGGGCAGTCGCGCCGGGCCGCTCATCGGAAAGACAGGACAAGGCGACGGCATCCCCGCGTTCGTCGTCCTCCCGCGATTCCTCGCGCCAGCAAACCCGCCCCGGCCGGTCTTGA
- a CDS encoding DUF362 domain-containing protein, whose amino-acid sequence MNTRRDFLKKGFAVGAAFSLADLGGLFSTAARADDAPAAKAGAPKLVAIRDGDRTVMLDRAINELGGMSAFVRPGQTVVIKPNIGWDVVPERSANTHPDIVRRLIELCLAAGASSVSVFDHTCDAWERAYDHSGIAQAVKDAGGKMVPGHDESYYREVEVPGGEKLKTVRVHSLILDSDVFINAPVLKHHGGATMTACMKNLMGAIWDRGFFHRNNLHQCITDFVRFKRPALNVLDAYAPMMRNGPRGKSAEDLIHTRTLLASTDIVAIDAAASKILGHAETGIEHVRLGAAAGLGVGELSKVDIQRIKLAA is encoded by the coding sequence ATGAACACCCGTCGTGATTTTCTCAAAAAAGGCTTCGCCGTCGGCGCCGCCTTCTCGCTCGCCGATCTGGGCGGCCTCTTCTCCACCGCCGCCCGCGCCGACGACGCGCCCGCCGCAAAAGCCGGCGCTCCGAAGCTCGTCGCCATCCGCGACGGCGACCGCACCGTCATGCTCGACCGCGCCATCAACGAACTCGGCGGCATGTCCGCCTTCGTGCGCCCCGGCCAGACCGTCGTCATCAAGCCCAACATCGGCTGGGACGTCGTCCCCGAACGCTCCGCCAACACCCACCCCGACATCGTCCGCCGCCTCATCGAGCTCTGTCTCGCCGCCGGGGCCTCCAGCGTGTCCGTCTTCGACCACACCTGCGACGCCTGGGAGCGCGCCTACGACCACAGCGGCATCGCCCAGGCCGTGAAGGATGCCGGCGGGAAAATGGTTCCCGGCCACGACGAATCCTACTACCGCGAGGTCGAAGTCCCCGGCGGGGAAAAACTCAAAACCGTGCGCGTCCACTCGCTCATCCTCGACAGCGACGTGTTCATCAACGCCCCCGTGCTCAAGCACCACGGCGGCGCGACCATGACCGCCTGCATGAAAAACCTCATGGGCGCCATCTGGGACCGCGGCTTTTTCCACCGCAACAACCTGCACCAGTGCATCACCGATTTCGTGCGCTTCAAGCGCCCCGCGCTCAATGTCCTCGACGCCTACGCCCCGATGATGCGCAACGGCCCGCGCGGCAAGAGCGCCGAGGATCTCATCCACACGCGCACGCTCCTCGCCTCGACCGACATCGTCGCCATCGACGCCGCCGCCTCGAAAATCCTCGGTCACGCGGAAACCGGCATCGAACACGTCCGCTTGGGCGCCGCCGCCGGCCTCGGCGTCGGCGAATTGAGCAAAGTCGACATCCAGCGCATCAAGCTCGCCGCCTAA
- a CDS encoding LptF/LptG family permease: MPTITVLLLSGELNTIDRHILREWLTIFALVLAATVGLLLIQAMYSDFRDLQNMGAGLGDMAYYFIITIPSFLSFVLPVIVLVSLLYALGQLHRSNEITAMRAAGLGIFRITRAIWLAGLVLCGVMWGLNASVVPWSVEASRSLLEQMGFKHEAAQAQEASAVGVTRTVTFDNQQAGRLWFINRYSRFAQRAYGVSVSELTLKRQEKIRFYAEEARYDQERGCWVFLRGRETWFDLETGHETRVVNFDERVMSYYTEDPALMLVFDVKPNDLSFFELRRIIEYFQSDDNPKLTIYLIRYYEVLASTLGPLIVIAIAIPFAVSGVRVNPAVGVSKSLGLFLLYFVLMKFATALGVRGTLDPLVAACVPSAAMILIGAWFFARMR, from the coding sequence TTGCCAACCATCACCGTGCTCCTTTTATCGGGCGAGTTGAACACGATTGACCGGCACATCTTACGCGAATGGCTCACCATCTTTGCCTTGGTGCTGGCCGCCACGGTCGGACTGCTGCTCATCCAGGCGATGTATTCGGATTTTCGCGACCTGCAAAACATGGGCGCGGGTCTCGGGGACATGGCGTATTATTTCATCATCACCATCCCGAGTTTCCTTTCGTTTGTGCTGCCCGTCATCGTGCTGGTCTCGCTGCTTTATGCGCTCGGGCAGCTCCACCGCAGCAACGAAATCACCGCCATGCGCGCGGCTGGGCTGGGCATCTTCCGCATCACGCGCGCCATCTGGCTCGCAGGGCTGGTGTTGTGCGGCGTCATGTGGGGGCTCAACGCCAGCGTGGTGCCGTGGTCGGTGGAGGCCTCGCGGTCGTTGCTGGAACAGATGGGGTTCAAGCACGAGGCCGCGCAGGCGCAGGAGGCGTCGGCGGTGGGCGTGACGCGCACGGTCACGTTCGACAACCAGCAGGCGGGCCGGCTTTGGTTCATCAACCGTTACAGCCGGTTCGCGCAGCGGGCCTATGGCGTGAGCGTGTCGGAGCTCACGCTGAAGCGGCAGGAAAAAATCCGTTTTTACGCCGAGGAGGCGCGTTACGACCAGGAGCGCGGCTGCTGGGTTTTTCTGCGCGGGCGCGAAACATGGTTCGATCTCGAAACGGGCCATGAGACGCGGGTGGTGAATTTCGACGAGCGCGTCATGTCCTATTACACCGAGGATCCCGCGCTCATGCTCGTGTTTGACGTGAAGCCGAATGACCTTTCGTTTTTCGAGCTGCGGCGCATCATCGAGTATTTCCAGAGCGACGACAACCCGAAGCTCACGATCTACCTGATCCGCTATTACGAGGTGCTCGCGAGCACGCTCGGGCCGCTGATCGTGATCGCGATCGCGATTCCGTTTGCGGTGTCCGGCGTGCGCGTGAATCCGGCCGTGGGCGTGTCGAAATCGCTGGGGTTGTTCCTGCTTTATTTCGTGCTGATGAAATTCGCCACCGCGCTCGGCGTGCGCGGCACGCTCGACCCGCTCGTCGCGGCCTGCGTGCCCAGCGCCGCGATGATCCTCATCGGCGCCTGGTTTTTCGCCCGGATGCGCTGA